One Hemitrygon akajei unplaced genomic scaffold, sHemAka1.3 Scf000060, whole genome shotgun sequence genomic region harbors:
- the LOC140721726 gene encoding uncharacterized protein isoform X2 codes for MAHLRVHTGEKPFTCSDCGKRFTRSSHLKVHQLVHTGERPFTCSDCGKGFTRSSDLMAHQRVHTGERPFTCSDCGKGFTRSSDLMAHQRVHTGERPFTCSDCGKGFTRSSHLKVHQLVHTGERPFTCSDCGKGFTRSSQLKVHQLVHTGEKPFTCSVCGKGFTDPSKLQRHQRVHTGEKPFTCSDCGKGFTRSCKLKLHQRVHAGERPFSCSVCGKGFTQSSDLLVHQRVHTGERPFTCYECGKGFTRSFELKVHQRVHTGERPFTCSDCGKRFTLSSTLLVHQRVHTGEKPFTCSECGKGFTRSFELKVHQRVHTGERPFTCSDCGKGFTRSSHLKVHQLVHTGQKPFTCSDCGKGFTRSCKLKLHQRVHAGERPFSCSECGKGFTRSFELKVHQRVHTGERPFTCSECGKGFTRSFELKVHQRVHTGERPFTCSECGKGFTRSSDLLVHQRVHTGERPFTCSECGKGFTRPFELKVHQRVHTGERPFTCSECGKGFTRSSDLLVHQRVHTGERPFTCSECGKGFTLSSTLLVHQRVHTREWPFTCSECGKGFIRSSDLLGHQSVHTG; via the coding sequence atggctcacctgcgagttcacactggggagaagccgttcacctgctcggactgtgggaagagattcactcggtcatcccatctgaaggtacatcagttagttcacactggggagaggccattcacctgctcagactgtgggaaaggattcactcggtcatctgatctaatggctcaccagcgagttcacactggggagaggccattcacctgctcagactgtgggaaaggattcactcggtcatctgatctaatggctcaccagcgagttcacactggagagaggccattcacctgctcagactgtgggaagggattcactcggtcatcccatctgaaggtacatcagttagttcacactggggagaggccattcacctgctcagactgtgggaaaggattcactcggtcatcccaactgaaggtacatcagttagttcacactggggagaagccattcacctgctcagtctgtgggaagggattcactgatccatccaaactacagagacatcagcgagttcacactggggagaagccgttcacctgctcagactgtgggaagggattcactcggtcatgtaaactgaagttacatcagcgagttcacgctggggagaggccattcagctgctcagtctgtgggaagggattcactcagtcatctgacctactggtacatcagcgagttcacactggagagaggccattcacctgctacgaatgtgggaagggattcactcggtcatttgaactgaaggtacatcagagagttcacactggagagaggccattcacctgctcagactgtgggaagagattcactctgtcatctaccctactggtacaccagcgagttcacactggggagaagccattcacctgctcagaatgtgggaagggattcactcggtcgtttgaactgaaggtacatcagagagttcacactggagagaggccattcacctgctcagactgtgggaagggattcactcggtcatcccatctgaaggtacatcagttagttcacactgggcagaagccattcacctgctcagactgtgggaagggattcactcggtcatgtaaactgaagttacatcagcgagttcacgctggggagaggccattcagctgctcagaatgtgggaagggattcactcggtcatttgaactgaaggtacatcagagagttcacactggagagaggccattcacctgctcagaatgtgggaagggattcactcggtcatttgaactgaaggtacatcagagagttcacactggagagaggccattcacctgctcagaatgtgggaagggattcactcggtcatctgacctactggtacatcagcgagttcacactggggagaggccattcacctgctcagaatgtgggaagggattcactcggccatttgaactgaaggtacatcagagagttcacactggagagaggccattcacctgctcagaatgtgggaagggattcactcggtcatctgacctactggtacatcagcgagttcacactggggagaggccattcacctgctcagaatgtgggaaaggattcactctgtcatctaccctactggtacatcagcgagttcacacaagggagtggccattcacctgctcagaatgtgggaagggattcattcggtcatctgacctactgggacaccagtcagttcacactgggtag